TGTTATTGTTCTACATAACAGCAAGTGGAGCATTTAGTTTGCTATCATCCTGCAAAGGATGTAGCACACACGTACGAGCCACATACTCTTGCTGACATTGAAGGTATTTAATCCTTCTATAGTCTACGCAATACATCAACTCTAGCGATAGTGTTGGGCGCAATTGTTTATTTATAGAACTTCTTAGTAAGAACAAGGGCATGGCTTTAAGAAGGATAAAGGTGGAAGGAGAAGGAAGCAATAAAATCTGCAAAATATTTCAACAGCACAAGGATCTTAAGGAGGCAAATTTCAATAATTTAAAAAGCTGGCATGCAACTTTTTATATAGAATTTAGGGAAAAGTCCAGCTTAGATCCTCGAAATATCGCAAAAGTTCGATTTcgaaccttcaactacaaaaccggataagAAGGGACATCCAACTATCGAGACGGAATAAGTTTGCCCCTTTAGGTGGTTTCAAAGGTGGTttggtatttttttaaaaaaaataaaaactctagttaaactaaaaaaaatcaaaactactactacaacaacaacaacaacaaagccttttgtcccaagcgagttggggtaggccaaaaaaaatcaaaactaattcattctAAATCATAAAAGTAAAGAAAAATATTGGCACCTATTtcgttttttatttaaaatgaattactatGAATCATTTAGTTTAAACTTgaataattttaattttcacaaaatgaaaaaccacctttgaaaccacccaaaaggccaaatttgtccggtttcgGCTGTTGGATGGCCTCGGTTATCCAGTTTTATAGTTAaatgttgaaaatcagactttgtgatagttcgaggtgtaaaccggacttttccCTAGAATTTATATAAAGATGTTATGGGCATGGGCCTTGGCCCCAGGACCAGCAGTACAGCAGTAGCATGAACCAGATGGCAGCATTTATCCTTAGTATGTTTTAGATTTGTTTTGCTAGAACGATAAGCTTgttaggagataattttttttttcaaaatagatTTGGCTTGCTACATCGCTTAACATCTATTTTTAGGAGGCTGGCTATAAAAGCTAGCAACATCAACAGTCGTAATCAAGAAAGAAGAACCCTAAAAATAGTCAGAGCCTCCAGATGGAGTGTGAGTAGTCAGCTCTAATCCATATGAAAAGACATGACATGATTTCCTTATCAACAAAAGCTTAGATAAAAGAGTGAAACCAATAGGTTTTTGAAAGTCCAATTGATGAGTGTTGAACTGAACATCTGTACTCATGAACATCTAAAATGCCCGCTGTATTTGATGGACCCCTTTCAGCATTCAAGTTGAAGATATGTTAACTAGAAAAGTATTACAGGGATTTTCATGAGGTAATGAGCTCCCTATGTTTGAAACAACAGAAGTTGATGGAAGTTAGAAATAGCACTAGAATTCTTATTTCTACATTTTACCAAAGGAATTCTCCTGCAAATCAATCCAAAATGCTTGGTGCGCGTGATACATTCACTTCTCTTGTAAAGATAAGAGGTCCTAGGAAAATGTGGCCTGCTCTACTTTTGTTTACATTCCAGGACATCCACTTCCCTTGCTGACAGTCTAGTTCCATGGTTTTTGTAGCTTTGCTATGCTGCATCAGTTGATTGCTGTTCTAGGGTAGGAGCTCCTATGCTCCCTTGAGAGTTAAATTATAAAGAAACCAAGAGTGGATTATCCAGTAGATCTTCACTAGCACAGCTTTTAGGAATTAAACATTTATGATCAAGAAGTATTGTAACTTGGATGACTGACATGCTTAACAAGTAAAATAAAATGGAAAATAGTAGAATTACAAGAAGACTTTAATATGATGCTCACAGTTTGGTAAgtaatttcacaaaaaaaaaatggaaatgcTCATAATGGTACGTGTTACATGCAATTCAAGATACATGATAACCACAATTTCTTGATCAGTGCAAGTTAAGCAAGAAAACATACACATAAGCTGAAAAAGTGAAAACTTCatatttgatatgcaatttaaTGGGTAGTCATCACAAGTAGCAACTAACAACAACAAACTACCCTTCACGTTCTATTATCTAAAAGCTCCCAAATTTACCAACTTTGTTATAGTCACTCAGCAGCAGATCAAGCATCCATATTACAAACAAAGCAATGCAACAATAATTTTCAATATATTCTAGCAATATGTTTAACATGAAAAATGAAAATGAGCATGATAGTGGGAATCAAATTAACAGTGTATACATCCTTACCTAGCAACAGGCAGAAAATGGGACAAAGAGGTCCAAGGTACCAAGTTATGTACTGATGCTTCTTCAGGTTTATCTACATTTCTGAGAAGGCATATTTCACAAATTCTCAGTCCATGTTAACATATTGAGCAGTGTCGCAAGCTGATACACCTCACCAAACATCCTGCTCATTGCCATAATCAACCAGTCCTTGAGCCATAGCTTTCTTGACCCAAAACTTATCCATCACATCCAATTCAGCATCATACTAATCGtctgcctcaattccatcacctcCCAATTATCCCCAATGACACCATCCTGAAACAAGTCTCCAAAACTCATCATCCACCTCTAAAGAACCACCCTCATCATGGTGACTATTGAGTTAGCGACATTTTCATCGTGCAAATTGAAAATGAGCATGCATAATCATAATCAATAAACAGTGCATACTTTCTTACCCAGTGATGCAAAGAACATGGGAACAGGAGGTCCATGGTACCAGGCTAGTTGCTACTTCTTCTAGTTAACACATGATGAGGAGCAAATTTGGGTCCTCATTAGCATCCTGAGTAAACCCTCAGGATTTGATATACCTCACCAAACATCGTGCTCATTTCTACTGTCAACTAACCCTTCTTCCACAGCTTTTTTCATCCAAAACTCCTCCATCGCATCTGATTCAGTGTCGTGTTCTTCATTCCCCTCAATTCCACTGCCATTGCCCACCTGCTCCCAATCGTCCCCAATGATACCATCCTCAAACAAGTCCCCAAACTCATCATCCACATCTAACAAACCCTCATCTTCCACCTGTTTTTCATCTTCATCCTCATCACTGTCACTATCAAACGTGAGAACGCCTTTCTTCCTAGCACGTCTCATCCGCTTTCCCTCCCGTACAAGCTCCTCCAGCCTATCCCTCCCAACCAGCATCTCATCCTCCACTAGAAGCCTCCCATCATCATCAAATGCCTCCACAAGGAACACCGAGTGTCGCACCCCCTTCACACTGACGTAGAACATCTCCGGATGTCGCACCAGCAAAGCACGCAGCCGGTTTGGCAACCCAAAGTCTTTCCTGAAGTGCGTGAGGTTGTCCACCAGTGTCCGCTTCTCCACTGTCATCGCCAGCACCTCCCTCACCACAGCGCAGGCCCGCCGCTCCAACGTCTCAAGACTGGTGCCCTCATCAAGAGGCTCGAACGGGGATATCTCAGGAAGGCTATGGAATCGCAACAGGTAGTCCcggtgcgcgcggcggaggtTGAGTCCCCGGCGGAGCGGGAGGTGGGGAAATCTTCGTGGCCGGTCAATGAGGCGGTCGGGTGTGGAAGCACGGCGAAGATGCGGGAGCGGcagtggaggtggcggcggagggtcTGCGAGCTGGAGCGCATGGCCATATGAGGTGTGCACGAGGGCAAAGAGGTCGGGGTGGCGGGGACAGAGCGTGGCGCGGAAGTCCATGGCGAGGCCGAGGTCGGGGGCGATGTGGGCGAGCCTGTTCACCGGAATGCTCCGGCGCGGGGTCATGAGGAGGATCCGGTGGAGCTTGTCCGCGAGCACGTCCGCTCCGGCGCTTGTGGCGCGGAGCGCGGTGaggtcggcggcgagcgcctcggcggcgggggtgagcccgacggcgagggtggagaGGGACGGTGAGAGCGGGAGCGAGGTGGGCGCCTGGAAGAGACGGAAGAGGGTCGGGTAGCGGAGGACCATGGGGATgagcgggcggccgcggcgcgggaggccgaggaagcggcggcagcggccgagCACGCGGAGCGGGAGGAAATGGCGCGGCTtggagaggaggagggtgaggagcTTGCGCGCGAAGCGGAGGCGGCTGGCGCGCGCCGCCTGGCGGTCGAGAGCCGGGCAGCGGACCAGcctcggcggcgggagcggcggggGGCCCGGGCGCCCCGCCTCGGCTGTGGCGGCGCAGCGGACGGCGAGGGACCGGGAGATGGGCTTCCTGGCGGGATGCGTGGGACGGAGAAAGCGGGGGTGGTGGACGGGGGCGAGCGGGTGCGCGGGGACCGACGgcgagagggaggagggcgccaCCATGGGGACGAAATGCGGCGGGGAGGTTCCGGAGGGGATGGCCGGATAAGGGGGGAAGCACCAGAagttttggttttggtttttcctttttccaaaAAAGGACAAAGCAGGGAGAAAAGAaggcgtttttttatttttatatttttcaaaaaaaaatttacagaaatatattgtTGGTTTCAggttttacagttttatacccctaccgcccggcaggggggcggcagggggcctaccgcccggcaaGGAGGTGATAGGAatctatatataaataaaaataaatttattttgcgcAGAGGTTCCTgaagggagcctgccgccccctgccgggcggcaggccccctaccgccccaccagttggcggcagggggcctgccgtcCGGCatgggggcggcaggctccccacTCAAATCTAAAATTCCGCcccttccctctgcgccctcattttctgcccacgagatccagagaggggagagagaggaggggtgagggaggtaaaaccAGCGAAACCATgcaggattttggatccgaatcacatgtaaccaatatttctcaactattatagacttgtttctaaaataattatgaattagaatagatttagtttttggatattgaaatatagaatagtaaacttagaatgacagtaccttattatTATTGCTGCATAAGGCAATGActgcctccaattctgttggattttcatggaccgaagaaaaatctagtatattttttgacatcatgacacatcttgtaatcagtaagaagttggatccattagcggatggtacgatagagatggtgttgtccaaattagttgagtttaaagatttgacattgtttcgaagtattacaatgcaagatttaaaggaacacctgctagaacgtcgtaagatatacatgagggtatgtgaactagcgaatcatccttatgttattggattcttacaaactaattgtaagatatggatgcggccagaagtgtatgagatgcacattaaagTAACTCTTATTTAGGTCTAATCACGTCCgttatttgtaatccatatttacgaaatagtaaaattattgtgtaattatatgctaggattaccccgaggacacggagttgattaacaaatcgataccaaatttccgtaaattggtatgtatctttggtggtggacttatgccgcaaactagacgaaggaggtggataagatcttcgggtgatagtacttggcctgcgcaagaacagatgcccggaggttcgtcgagtcatgatGCAGCAtctcaaccaccaacttgtgttaactgggatgacgacatggatgacttcatgcccccgaaaccatggcctccaacacatgatgttcctccccctttacatgaacctagaatcagaaaagagacaaagagaaagacaagaggttcatcaagtcatgttgcaccacctgcagcacaaacttgtgttaactgggatgacgacatggatgacttcatgccccccaaaccatggccttcaacacatgatgttcgTCCCCCTGTGCATGAACGtaaatccagaaaagagagaaagggaaaggcaagaggttcgtcgagccatactacaccacctgcagcaccaccatctgtcaactgggatgacgacctagatgatttcatatcataatctataacatatgatgttcatcggtttaagatgtattcgcatttagtattgttaatgttgtattatacttgtatgtatgtctcgtacctaactttgcattcactggacatgtacataatgtcgagtttgaatcgtacttagtcgtaatggagcatcgaagtataaacataccatctattgtatgtaatggaaaatacgagagtgataaGAGGCGAATattgaagtgtataaataagcggtccacagctatctccttacaaataaacatcagagatacaaacatcagatacaaacatcataatacaacgataatgaaacacacatcacacatgcagtggcatggcagaacccgttgcaaactacggtaaacagattccggactaacctaacatgccttaggtaatttaaaaaaaacagaacaaacacaacgatgcaacatgtcactagcactagggtagtcctagtagccgtacccccacgtagcaaactgcgttgagcatTCTCCGCAGTATGCatccattgcaggtggtgcaggcggtggtgccggaggcgcaggacccttcttcttgtgacaagggcagttgcagtaaggaatagtgcatggttcctCCTGTGagccggcagcattgctggtatcatcaacttcgtcgtctttgttaccctcgctcacttcctcataatggttcaccttgcatttcagattaaagatctttatctggaggtactcgatgaactcctgaacagaatcaattggtgcaggatcgacccacttAGTAAAACCACATTTTCtagagcatcggaagactgcaaaacaaatttcatgtaaggtgactcattgaagaaaaagaaatgaaacaaccgagtattacccatgcgtgtggacatttaaagaaacgccgaccgccatccatcccgtcggtgcacatctgcactaagcagtcctcaccatatatgcattttggccacggttctctacggttatcgtattgtcgaagaggagtttcattggtaaattcactcttttgCTGTGgcagaaactcaaacactggttccgaaAAGGAAttaggtccaagaggcccctcccatattatggggtctccctttcttcccccttttcctttcccaaaaccgtagtaattctttccgctagacccacctccagacattgggtatacaatgagctttggtgtttgagtgctgctgggagttcacaaacttcggagtatttataggcacacaatggtctgatacccggagtgtggagtgtaaatgcacctaaaaagcctacatgacaacacagtgaagatgctagatgacctaacactgaaaatgctagattcgattctcgaaatgactactcgatgcatctctgcgCATgctgactcacagcactgcattgctgccgctcggtcgatcgcgcctagatgccgccttccccactacacgccacagaccttcgctgtagaatgacaggtccgtcgtcctcgccagagagactgctttgaaggtgagctggtgtggttgccgtgttgtcacatctttttgaaatggtggaagggcactgctattggattgtcgtcttttgtcacgtatgtttGGGCAAAGAATGTGACATTTGGGAAatccgtgatcgccgtgctgagcagtgacaacctgtgatctcgtactcgcagctagatacactatggttcctattttgagctattcgagcgtgtagtcatcatcatcgtcggcagaatctcggccgctaactcctaccgcacctaacttgtccttcattaaaccacataacatattacattgaaggtttcattcgttacaaccaaattcgagacaaatacataatatacttagtttcgtacacacaaatacattgcaagctgttacgtgcacaactagatgcggcgatttcttgtaggtggagccgatccatccatcggattcccggaaggtccagcctcggcagcagcagtgggtactgaaagctgtgggcacttcttgtaagtgtgaccgtccgctccacacaagttgcaacgttttttcttctttccagcctcggactcgtccattccgttccgGATCCGACGTGTCTGCCGTTGGCCTATGCCCCGCTTCGTAGCTGCATCAGGGATGAGAATTGGATGGggatttttttgagtgaatgggcctagaatgccgatgccgtatatctcatgacaccaagtctgtgctgcggcttcttttgtgaaatattgagaaacataggacgcagcatctaacccaaatacagaacaagccgcgatgacatgggagcatggtaagtgatgcacctttggcttctgacatCGGCAAAATAAcctcccgtcaatggttatcaaaacttcttgaattaccctttgtctgcggacaccctgtccggtcctgtccctgcatgatacctcaaatctttgctcctttgtgcccatcgatatgactgagtgaaatcgagcctttttcaatttttttctccatgtactcattgacccttctgcaaaaatgcactcctggatcattaagtaagggagcggctgatgcgtatcgctcccgaaaatactttatacatccatacatgatgaactcaacaatgccaacaagaggaaatccacgaacacgacgcattaccatattgtaatattcagcatggttggtcgtctcgatcccataacgtctcccatctgtgtcatacagaagtgaccacttctctttaggcgcaccatcaatccactgtgaaaatggcttagcatgtccaactaatgaatctgtagaacgtctcctgctggatgatgaggcctggctcttaagcaatccagcgctcatgtcatcaattataccccacaaagcatcaaacttcctctgctgattctgagtgcacaatcgcttgaacaaattcatcagatccttattcttgaaccgctcataaaagttagcagccatatgcctcacacaccacctattgACAATATCTGGCCATATTGGAGGTGAAGACTGACTACCTTCTTGgagctgccttatagctgcaagtagacctgcatgcctatcactgataaggaaaacattaggccttccagcaacaacgtgaatcttcagacattcaagaaaccagtaccagctttctgtgttctcattctcaacaaaggcaaaggcgatgggaactatctgcttgttgcaatcaattccgattgccgtcaatattgttcccttatatttccctgtcaggaaagtgccgtcaatacacagaacaggaagacagtaaatgaatgccctcacacatgctccaatgcagaagaaTGCTCGTAGCAGAATGCTTGGCCCCCTtgacaagctcggtacactgtatgtatcaaaagtACTTCTAGGATTTCTGTGCACAATagcttcaagcatacgaggtaggttgtcatatgatgcttcataagtgtcaaacctcatctcaaatactttttgtttagcccgccaagcctttgcatagctgatcacatactggaa
This sequence is a window from Panicum virgatum strain AP13 chromosome 7K, P.virgatum_v5, whole genome shotgun sequence. Protein-coding genes within it:
- the LOC120640521 gene encoding protein WHAT'S THIS FACTOR 1, chloroplastic, which translates into the protein MVAPSSLSPSVPAHPLAPVHHPRFLRPTHPARKPISRSLAVRCAATAEAGRPGPPPLPPPRLVRCPALDRQAARASRLRFARKLLTLLLSKPRHFLPLRVLGRCRRFLGLPRRGRPLIPMVLRYPTLFRLFQAPTSLPLSPSLSTLAVGLTPAAEALAADLTALRATSAGADVLADKLHRILLMTPRRSIPVNRLAHIAPDLGLAMDFRATLCPRHPDLFALVHTSYGHALQLADPPPPPPLPLPHLRRASTPDRLIDRPRRFPHLPLRRGLNLRRAHRDYLLRFHSLPEISPFEPLDEGTSLETLERRACAVVREVLAMTVEKRTLVDNLTHFRKDFGLPNRLRALLVRHPEMFYVSVKGVRHSVFLVEAFDDDGRLLVEDEMLVGRDRLEELVREGKRMRRARKKGVLTFDSDSDEDEDEKQVEDEGLLDVDDEFGDLFEDGIIGDDWEQVGNGSGIEGNEEHDTESDAMEEFWMKKAVEEGLVDSRNEHDVW